One genomic window of Penaeus monodon isolate SGIC_2016 unplaced genomic scaffold, NSTDA_Pmon_1 PmonScaffold_3840, whole genome shotgun sequence includes the following:
- the LOC119570769 gene encoding basic salivary proline-rich protein 2-like produces MVPIVSVASPSPPNLGPRIVGAPPPGFFLFSAPEVDLTNLGSLRRVAALWSKTTGSPSSRPKMSRGSYTRKRGTVSLGGPSFHCTHLHVYTPGKSFHAHPKFRSVGQGTVRVFFRPSGPGNTGSLNPFSNSARMGLGGTPGSGVLWGPPPPPCEQIASTGVCPRLFSVSMGTNPGGWGEGVVVLVKGPQPCQRPSAKTFSDLKTVGEHGQAGGESALEPLPNPPEGGSRDEGVILMATAETMDCRGRLITPVPLAIGQGFAAPGCAKSSGEKSGNGPPPKPNPRPPDDSFGKAPNFPTSAQLSPVGTPLGPFPGSGYPTPVKPPPWGPQGSPQNATPSAKLRAHKPPDTNSLWGSGKCIMAQNTGAQGLFPPPGPLSGGWLPLI; encoded by the exons ATGGTCCCCATTGtctctgttgcatcgccctcaccaccAAAT CTTGGGCCCCGcatcgtcggtgcacctccgccagggtTTTTCCTTTTCAGTGCCCCTGAAGTGGATTTGACAAATTTGGGAAGTttacgtcgggtggccgccctgtggtcCAAAACCACTGGTAGCCCGAGCTCACGGCCAAAAATGAGTCGGGGGAG TTACACCCGTAAAAGGGGCACGGTTTCTTTAGGGGGCCCTTCTTTTCACTGCACACATTTACATGTCTACACCCCAGGGAAATCATTTCATGCCCACCCAAAATTTAGAAGCGTTGGGCAGGGGACGGTCAGGGTCTTTTTCCGCCCAAGTGGCCCCGGGAACACCGGCAGTTTAAACCCTTttagcaactcagcacgcatggggTTGG GAGGCACCCCAGGATCAGGGgtcctttggggcccccccccccccccgtgtgagCAAATAGCCTCCACGGGCGTTTGCCCCAGGCTTTTCAGCGTTTCAATGGGCACGAACCCGGGCGGTTGGGGCGAGGGGGTAGTTGTACTGGTCAAGGGCCCCCAACCCTGCCAGCGACCCTCTGCTAAAACCTTTAGCGACTTAAAAACTGTTGGGGAGCATGGTCAGGCCGGAGGTGAATCGGCCCtagag CCGCTCCCAAATCCTCCTGAAGGGGGCTCCCGGGACGAGGGCGTCATTTTAAT GGCTACCGCTGAGACCATGGACTGTCGGGGCCGTTTAATCACCCCCGTGCCGCTAGCTATTGGGCAGG GGTTTGCGGCGCccgggtgcgccaagtcctcggggGAAAAATCGGGCAAcggccccccacccaaacccaatcCTCGCCCCCCCGACGACTCTTTTGGGAAAGCTCCAAATTTccccacaagtgcccagctttcaCCAGTTGGcacccctttgggccctttcccgGGGAGTGGCTACCCAACCCctgtaaaaccccccccctggggcCCGCAAGGCTCCCCCCAAAATGCTACGCCCTCAGCCAAGCTGCG CGCACACAAGCCCCCTGACACCAACAGTCTCTGGGGTTCTGGGAAATGCATAATGGCCCAAAATA